In Halobacteria archaeon AArc-dxtr1, the sequence GCGTATTATCCGCTCTATCGATAAGTGAAAAGCCGTACGTTTGGTAATTTTCGTACTCTGGGATACTGCTCAGATCGTACGCATCGTCACTGGAGACGGAATCCCAGAACTCGGTTCCGCCAGGCGCACACCGGTAGTGTATCTGGACGAACGTGTTAATATTCTCCCAGACGGTCTGTACGTGCGTATTGTACATCTCGCGCGTACCGTCGTAGTTTAGATGCGAACTCCCTTCGATGATGTCTGCCAAATCCAGTGCCAGTAACGCGTTCGACGTGAGCGCCGTCGATTGAATCGGTTCGACGAAACCGAGGGCGTTTCCGACCGCGATACAGTTCCCAGTCCACGCGTTCGGATGGTAGCCGGCTGTAAACTCGTAGTGATCGACCGACCGGCTCAACTCGGCGTCCCCGATGTGTTCGAGAAGTTCCTCAGTTGCCGCCTCCTCGGAGAGATAGTCGGAGGCGTAGACGTATCCGATATCGCGGTAGTCGACGGTGTCGATCTGCCAGAACCATCCCGCAGTACCCGTTGTGATTACGGTTGCCGGGACGATCTCGGAGAGGTCGATATCCGTTCCGGCGACGACTGCCGAGTCAAGCGGGAGGTCGAACTGCGTGAACGACGACGGCAGTTCCCCGATCAGCGTCCGTCTAAATCCGGTGGCATCGAGATAGAGGTCCGCCTCGTAGGTCGCCGTCTCACTCGAGACCTGCTGTATCTGTCCCGCAGAGACCGAGACGGAGTCGATGAGATCGTCGACCAGCGTGATTCCTCGCTCCTCACAGAGAGTTCGAAGAAACCCGTTGAAGCGATCGACATCCAGGTGGTACGCGAAGTGCCAATATTTGTCCAATCCTCTGTCCTCACTCTCGGATGGTTTAAACGGCGTCTTTCGCTGAGAAACCATCTCCGTGTTGACCGTCTCGAACCGGTCCTGGGCGTATCGATAGTGCATCTCCTCGAACTGTTCGGCTGTGTCCGAGGCGAGCGGGTAGTTTCCACTGTCGAACTCGATGTGGAACGGCTCGCAGTCCCGCCACGATTTAAAGTATACCGACGATTTCCAGACGGGAGCGACCATACTGACGAACCGAGCTTCGTCGATCGATAAGTCGTCGTGGAGCACCGAAACCAGTGTGTCGAACGTACTTTTCCCGATGTTCGGAACCGGCGTCGAAAAGTCGTCGATTACACGAATCTCGAGCCCGGTCGTTTTTGCTTCGAGCGCGAGAGCGGTGAGCAAGCCAACATCCCCTCCCCCAACGATCGTTACGTCCCGTATAGGTTGCGTGGAGACACCCATTATCTGCTGTGTGAAGCACACCTGTATAACGTTTTTTCAGGTGTGTTGTCGAGAACGGTTGTTCAGATGACCTACCTCCACCCACTGTCTCCAACGGCGGGATATCGGTCGGCCGACTACGCTCTGTACTGGCGCTCGTCGAAAGGAATGATGAAATATGAATGTGGACGCCCGCGGTTGCCCGGCGTTCCGGCCGGGGGAGTCCCGATTGCCTCCTCCACCCCGCGACCCGTCGAGCGACAGGTGTCCGGCGGTCCACTGCTCGCTTCCGCGCCTGATGGGCTGTCGCCGGCTAACCGCGATGGGGCGTCCCTGCGGACGGCCACCGCGGACCGCTGTCCCCGACGGACGAGGCTTCTGCGTTGGCTCTCGGGGCCCCGGCCGGTCTGACCGGACGCCCACGGGATTCGGCCCCCGCTGAAGACCATACTGCGGGTGTCGAGCAGGGCCTAACTGCCCGACCTAGTCCAATTCAGTATAGACGAGTCACGGTTAAGGGCCTTTCGTCTCTGACCGGTATTCCAGAGAATACACGCAGGAGCGTTCGCGAACGGGAAGCATGAAGTTAAGTACGACGACCGCACAACTCAGGCCATGAGCCTGGGACAGCGCGTCTCGACCGACCACCAACTCATTCGACTGCTCCAGATCGGAGTCGTCTTGGAGGAGGTCGTCGAGTCACGTGCCGCCCACCACCTCGAGTCGCTGCCGCCCGAAGAGCGGGCGGACGTCGACGAAGAGGTACGGGAACTGCTTGCTGACGCTGCCAACGAATCGGCCGATCACCGGGAGCGTCTCGAAGATCTGATCGACGAGTTCGAGGCCGAGACGGTCGGCTACGAGGAGATCAACGCCCTCGTCGATGCACGATACGGTCCGCCGGAGGACACCGACGGCGTGCTCTACGATCAGCTCTGCAACGAGGAGACAGCCTACAAGTTCTACGACGACCTCATCGCCGCAATCGAGTCCTCGGATGTCGAGTTCGCCGTCGACCGAGAGCGACTCATAGCGACGCTCGTATCGATCCGGGAGGAAGAACGCGACGGCGTCGAGGAAGTGACCGAGCTGATGGAGCGACGAGCATGATCGACGCACACTGGAACCCGGACCGACGAGAGGAGGGGCAGCGATGAACACGGCAGACCAGTACCTG encodes:
- a CDS encoding tryptophan 7-halogenase, producing the protein MGVSTQPIRDVTIVGGGDVGLLTALALEAKTTGLEIRVIDDFSTPVPNIGKSTFDTLVSVLHDDLSIDEARFVSMVAPVWKSSVYFKSWRDCEPFHIEFDSGNYPLASDTAEQFEEMHYRYAQDRFETVNTEMVSQRKTPFKPSESEDRGLDKYWHFAYHLDVDRFNGFLRTLCEERGITLVDDLIDSVSVSAGQIQQVSSETATYEADLYLDATGFRRTLIGELPSSFTQFDLPLDSAVVAGTDIDLSEIVPATVITTGTAGWFWQIDTVDYRDIGYVYASDYLSEEAATEELLEHIGDAELSRSVDHYEFTAGYHPNAWTGNCIAVGNALGFVEPIQSTALTSNALLALDLADIIEGSSHLNYDGTREMYNTHVQTVWENINTFVQIHYRCAPGGTEFWDSVSSDDAYDLSSIPEYENYQTYGFSLIDRADNTLLRPNAAGRFPHLIHYRVLHGLGVRSNFYDEIDVDYEPEVVERVEEYEARLSDEVETFYSYEELYSDIISVPDR
- a CDS encoding ferritin-like domain-containing protein; translation: MSLGQRVSTDHQLIRLLQIGVVLEEVVESRAAHHLESLPPEERADVDEEVRELLADAANESADHRERLEDLIDEFEAETVGYEEINALVDARYGPPEDTDGVLYDQLCNEETAYKFYDDLIAAIESSDVEFAVDRERLIATLVSIREEERDGVEEVTELMERRA